In Pseudobacter ginsenosidimutans, the following are encoded in one genomic region:
- the trmB gene encoding tRNA (guanosine(46)-N7)-methyltransferase TrmB yields MGQKKLVRFAELLTFPNVLQNPEGMPGKWHEFFHNDHPITLELACGKGEYAVGLGRLYPERNFLGIDLKGNRIWVGAKKALNEKLVNVGFLRTHIDRIAMHFQQGEVSEIWITFPDPQLRTSRAKKRLTHPRFLRLYQQILSPNGIIHLKTDSPALYRFTKWVIDLHDLEVIDDRDDVYSAGETAITDELKIKTHYESLDIAGSSRIHYLSFRLPDTPLTDKDAALKEMLREEESDRRN; encoded by the coding sequence ATGGGACAGAAAAAATTAGTTCGTTTCGCTGAATTGCTCACTTTTCCGAATGTATTACAAAACCCCGAAGGAATGCCGGGGAAATGGCATGAATTCTTTCACAATGATCATCCTATCACTCTGGAGCTGGCCTGCGGCAAAGGAGAATACGCAGTTGGACTCGGCAGGCTTTACCCTGAACGCAATTTCCTGGGAATTGACCTGAAAGGAAACCGCATTTGGGTAGGCGCTAAAAAAGCGCTGAATGAGAAACTCGTGAACGTAGGTTTTCTCCGCACACATATCGATCGAATTGCGATGCATTTCCAGCAAGGTGAAGTGAGCGAGATCTGGATCACATTCCCCGATCCGCAGTTGCGCACTTCCCGTGCAAAAAAGCGACTGACCCATCCGAGATTCCTCAGACTTTATCAGCAGATCCTCTCGCCCAATGGCATCATACATCTTAAAACAGATTCGCCTGCTTTATATCGCTTCACCAAATGGGTGATCGATCTGCACGATCTGGAAGTGATAGATGACAGGGACGATGTGTATTCCGCTGGCGAAACAGCCATTACAGATGAGTTGAAGATCAAAACGCATTATGAAAGCCTGGACATTGCCGGCAGCAGCCGTATCCATTACCTGAGCTTCAGATTGCCTGATACACCGCTGACCGATAAGGATGCAGCGCTAAAAGAAATGCTCCGTGAAGAAGAATCTGATAGAAGGAATTGA
- a CDS encoding DUF5522 domain-containing protein, translating to MLTAKFHLDRGRCCGNGCKHCPYDYMNVPEPRRTELLQKRNDHGQTNDN from the coding sequence GTGCTCACTGCCAAATTCCACCTGGACAGGGGCCGATGCTGTGGAAATGGCTGCAAACATTGCCCGTACGATTACATGAATGTACCCGAACCCCGCCGTACAGAGTTGCTCCAAAAACGTAACGATCATGGCCAAACGAACGACAACTAA
- a CDS encoding MGMT family protein — MAKRTTTKSASKAVKKPASSAPAKKKTTPVAVKKKTTSGNTARKRGSGSSVSSSLKKASVQSPFAEKLNTVTPSGYKDQTFFEQVFDVARQIPKGRVTSYGAIAASLGAKSSSRLVGWAMNLAGSARPKVPAHRVVNRNGMLSGKHHFATPTQMQELLEKEGIKVKNDKVVEFSKLFWDPMDL, encoded by the coding sequence ATGGCCAAACGAACGACAACTAAATCAGCATCTAAAGCTGTAAAGAAACCAGCCTCTTCGGCTCCGGCAAAGAAAAAAACAACTCCGGTAGCAGTTAAAAAGAAAACCACTTCCGGAAATACCGCCAGGAAGCGAGGCAGCGGAAGCTCCGTATCATCTTCATTAAAAAAGGCTTCTGTTCAGTCTCCCTTTGCAGAAAAGCTTAACACGGTTACACCATCAGGCTACAAGGACCAAACTTTTTTTGAACAGGTTTTCGATGTGGCAAGGCAGATCCCGAAAGGGCGTGTTACTTCCTACGGGGCCATTGCGGCCAGCCTGGGCGCCAAATCATCATCGAGGTTGGTTGGCTGGGCTATGAATCTCGCGGGCAGTGCAAGGCCCAAAGTACCTGCACACCGCGTAGTGAACCGTAATGGCATGCTTAGTGGCAAACATCACTTTGCCACTCCTACCCAAATGCAGGAGTTGCTGGAGAAAGAAGGGATAAAAGTGAAAAACGATAAAGTGGTCGAATTCAGCAAACTGTTCTGGGATCCGATGGATCTCTAA
- a CDS encoding DUF4265 domain-containing protein: MSDCYIVFTFRDQYGDFQIERLRASQAGSCYQVESIPQFTPSVSRGDIVSAVMEEDELHFEMVMDASGNSTIQVYFFDETQMESVFEYITARGCNWEAHPEKKLLAVNVPIACSTPRYNSILKKGRKKVNGLSKNPVCRIIEN; the protein is encoded by the coding sequence ATGAGCGATTGCTACATTGTGTTCACCTTCCGGGATCAATATGGCGATTTTCAAATTGAAAGGTTGCGTGCATCGCAGGCCGGAAGCTGTTATCAGGTTGAGAGTATACCCCAGTTCACACCTTCGGTTTCCAGAGGGGACATTGTGTCTGCCGTTATGGAGGAAGATGAGCTGCATTTCGAAATGGTGATGGACGCTTCCGGAAATAGCACCATCCAGGTTTATTTCTTTGATGAAACGCAAATGGAATCTGTATTTGAATATATCACAGCCAGGGGCTGCAACTGGGAAGCACACCCTGAAAAGAAACTGTTGGCTGTAAATGTCCCGATAGCGTGCAGTACTCCCCGTTACAACTCTATTTTGAAAAAGGGGAGGAAGAAGGTAAATGGACTTTCAAAGAATCCTGTTTGTCGCATTATTGAAAATTGA
- a CDS encoding 6TM ABC transporter family protein: protein MNIAGTIRKLKFQHTVFLVLLVLAIAGALVYTASATIAGNENLERTGSVVAVILSVACLLVGFNLFKRKMMEARNLELPEMRIRKYFTACMIWWSLIYFPALVALALFVITAYYSFVALAILHCLILLVFTPRKNNIAVLLRLTEKEI from the coding sequence ATGAATATTGCAGGCACTATCCGCAAACTTAAATTCCAGCATACGGTATTCCTGGTGCTGTTGGTTTTGGCGATTGCAGGGGCACTGGTATATACCGCTTCAGCTACCATTGCCGGGAACGAAAATCTGGAAAGGACCGGCTCTGTAGTAGCAGTGATCCTGTCTGTTGCCTGCCTTTTAGTCGGATTCAATCTTTTCAAAAGAAAGATGATGGAAGCCCGTAATCTGGAATTACCGGAGATGCGCATACGAAAATACTTCACTGCCTGCATGATCTGGTGGAGCCTGATCTATTTCCCTGCTCTTGTTGCCCTGGCGCTGTTTGTAATTACTGCCTATTATTCATTTGTAGCACTTGCTATATTACATTGTTTGATCCTGCTGGTTTTCACGCCGCGAAAAAATAATATTGCCGTACTGCTCCGGCTGACTGAAAAAGAGATTTAA
- a CDS encoding DUF420 domain-containing protein: MLPPVLQKNDKKARTLILIFSFIVFAAVVLLSRVKLEADLGFDPHLFATANAVINFMVTLLLIAGFVTVKKGNYQLHKKIMMAAMILSVIFLVSYIAHHLFAGETKFGDLDRNGIISDEEKAAGGSLRTIYYIILATHIPLAGIILPFILFTAYRALVAEFPAHKKLARITWPIWLYVAITGVLVYLMISPYY; the protein is encoded by the coding sequence ATGTTACCTCCGGTTTTACAGAAGAACGATAAGAAAGCGAGAACACTCATCCTTATTTTTTCCTTCATTGTTTTTGCTGCAGTGGTACTGCTCAGCAGAGTGAAGCTGGAAGCTGACCTGGGCTTCGATCCTCACCTGTTTGCTACAGCCAATGCTGTGATCAACTTCATGGTAACACTTTTACTGATTGCAGGTTTCGTTACCGTCAAGAAAGGCAATTACCAATTACATAAGAAGATCATGATGGCGGCCATGATACTGTCTGTGATCTTCCTGGTTTCCTATATTGCGCACCATCTTTTTGCTGGGGAAACTAAATTCGGGGACCTAGACCGAAACGGAATCATTAGTGATGAAGAGAAAGCTGCAGGCGGCTCTCTTCGTACCATCTATTACATTATTCTTGCTACCCATATCCCGCTGGCTGGTATTATTCTTCCTTTCATCCTTTTCACCGCCTATCGTGCACTGGTAGCCGAATTTCCGGCGCACAAAAAACTGGCCCGCATAACCTGGCCCATCTGGTTGTATGTTGCTATCACAGGTGTGCTGGTGTACCTGATGATCAGCCCATATTACTAA
- a CDS encoding SCO family protein encodes MSQKALLALCVALLLPVASYFLVKGISQDSLRMPKHYYFDDTKDTIINGKLHQDTIWHQVGNFELTNQLGKTVTMDELRGRIVIANFFFTRCPSICPGLSRNMKMIQDGLKFKDLTKRIDTTFVQLISFSVDPERDSVPVLRKYADRYGVNHDMWWMLTGPKKVIYDYALEELKLGLQDGGTVDSAFIHTEKFVLIDKQGVVRGYYNGLDSASLSSLGEDVTLLMLEKDKQEKSPVLAKLLGLWPVYLIALALLAIFIRITRKPRTQTNA; translated from the coding sequence GTGAGTCAGAAAGCCCTCTTAGCTCTGTGTGTTGCCCTCCTGCTGCCGGTTGCCAGCTACTTTCTGGTGAAAGGCATCAGCCAGGACTCCCTTCGGATGCCGAAGCATTATTATTTCGACGACACAAAAGACACCATCATCAATGGCAAACTGCACCAGGACACCATCTGGCACCAGGTAGGCAATTTCGAGCTTACCAATCAGCTGGGAAAGACTGTTACGATGGACGAGCTCCGCGGTCGTATCGTGATTGCCAATTTCTTCTTCACCCGTTGCCCGTCTATCTGCCCCGGACTTTCACGCAATATGAAAATGATCCAGGATGGGCTCAAATTCAAAGACCTCACCAAACGCATCGATACCACATTCGTTCAGCTGATCTCCTTCAGCGTGGACCCGGAACGTGATTCCGTTCCTGTACTCAGAAAATATGCCGACAGATATGGTGTGAATCACGACATGTGGTGGATGCTTACAGGTCCCAAGAAAGTGATCTATGATTACGCGCTGGAGGAACTTAAACTTGGGCTCCAGGACGGCGGCACTGTAGACTCCGCATTCATACATACCGAGAAATTTGTATTGATAGATAAACAAGGTGTAGTGCGCGGCTACTACAATGGCCTGGATAGCGCTTCATTGTCCAGCCTCGGTGAAGACGTTACCCTGCTGATGCTTGAAAAAGACAAACAGGAGAAGTCGCCTGTTCTGGCAAAACTGCTCGGCCTCTGGCCCGTGTATCTGATAGCGTTGGCACTACTGGCAATATTTATCCGTATTACGCGCAAACCGCGCACTCAAACAAATGCCTGA